A genomic region of Papaver somniferum cultivar HN1 chromosome 7, ASM357369v1, whole genome shotgun sequence contains the following coding sequences:
- the LOC113293977 gene encoding uncharacterized protein LOC113293977, which produces MASLHCLNHGDILFDIHAKLHFNHLNAHDSGKSGFVFDTTWVDKQFSYARHDEYSNSFTRKTKINLRPPVEDCYILGSSNALICLNARDTHGPAYICNPITREYIMLPLSQGKEILTEFGYSPSTNEYKVVRIYKGIGEVFTLGSGIGCRNVGKVNDVPVWFENRGALVDGVIHWMDKKGTIFSFDLADEKFHELPSLPSRAGWIPCIIISLHVLGDFLCAFYYSGKSWEIWSRKKNKNHQHVFWSEVFSYVNDTNIQLIIFKKSGGLLWYDKNVYRHAREASSPRMLVTSGENVTFFGFPHKNTFVSLKDVVEENTKLVDLGERVKSNRQTESIDR; this is translated from the exons ATGGCTTCTCTTCAT TGTCTAAACCATGGAGATATCTTGTTCGACATCCATGCAAAGTTGCACTTTAATCATCTCAATGCTCATGATTCTGGTAAGTCGGGTTTCGTATTTGATACAACATGGgttgataaacaattttcttacgCTCGGCATGATGAATATTCGAACAGTTTTACTAGAAAAACaaagatcaatttaagacctcCAGTTGAGGATTGTTACATTCTTGGTTCCAGTAATGCTTTAATCTGTTTGAATGCAAGAGATACTCATGGACCTGCTTATATCTGTAACCCAATCACACGAGAATATATCATGCTTCCACTATCTCAAGGGAAAGAAATATTAACCGAATTTGGTTACAGTCCTTCAACCAATGAATACAAGGTTGTTAGAATCTATAAAGGAATTGGTGAGGTATTCACTCTTGGCAGCGGCATTGGATGTCGAAACGTGGGGAAAGTGAATGATGTGCCCGTTTGGTTCGAGAACCGTGGTGCGCTTGTGGATGGAGTTATTCATTGGATGGACAAGAAAGGAACAATTTTCTCCTTTGATTTGGCTGATGAAAAGTTTCACGAACTTCCATCACTACCTTCACGAGCTGGTTGGATTCCTTGTATCATTATTAGTCTACATGTTTTAGGCGATTTTTTGTGTGCATTTTATTACTCTGGAAAAAGTTGGGAGATATGGTCtcggaagaagaacaaaaatcatCAACATGTGTTTTGGAGTGAAGTGTTTAGTTATGTTAATGATACAAATATCCAACTGATCATATTTAAAAAGAGTGGTGGGCTTCTATGGTACGATAAAAATGTCTATCGTCATGCTCGAGAAGCTTCATCTCCCAGAATGCTTGTGACTTCTGGTGAGAATGTTACATTTTTTGGATTCCCTCACAAGAACACTTTTGTGTCTTTGAAAGATGTAGTTGAAGAAAATACGAAATTGGTGGATTTAGGGGAAAGAGTAAAATCTAACAGGCAGACCGAAAGCATTGATCGTTGA